The Vicugna pacos chromosome 5, VicPac4, whole genome shotgun sequence genome includes the window ACTCATGTAAAGGGCCGAAGATCTCCTGCTTCCAACTGAATCAAATACTAGGTTGTCCCCATTCATGAGGTTATAGAAATAAAGCTATTTGTTTGAGAAAGAGCTTTCCTTGGCAAAACAAATTAGAATCTAGCTTTTAGCTTTGTTAAACCACACAAAGAAAATTATTAAGTATAAACTCAGTTCAATAAATCTTTATTGAGCTCCCACGGGGTGCATGAATTTATAATCTATAATTTACATAAGTAGAAAAGTGTTACTTTAaccccttaaaatttttttaaaaaagcaaattacaaCTTCTGTATGTATTTCAAGTGAATCATTTAATGTGAGTGAGGCTCAGTTTGATATTACCGTAAGTATTAacagaagaaaatgggaaaagtaTAAACAGTTTCCCTTATACCAAAAGGGTCTGATGCCAGGATAAACTAGCCTGTTGGTTTAACAATAGATGATCAAAAAGGCTAGAGAATCTGGAAGTAAAAATTGGAAGCACTGTCCTCTGAAGGCTCATTCCCTTGAGGGCAGCAAAATGCTGAAAAATTAACTGGCTCAAAAATTACACTGAGAGATCAAGAAGAGGAGTCAGTCACAGCTTGGGGAAAGAAGTCTAAGAACAGATGACACTAAATGTACTTAGATTAATAATTCCAAAGTTTCCCTGGAGTTATAATAGCACTCTGAGCTAAACAAAGGGGCTATAAACTCATACTCCTTTGAACAGAGTGGTTTTAAATGATAGATTCTCCAGTGCACCAACTGTATTTTCAAGTATAATCTTAGTATTTGTACCTAGcaatacagaagaaaaagcagCAGGGAGAAAGTGTCAAGTATATAGGACATAAAAGGATTAGGCAGCCCTAGAATTCCCAGTTTGAGTCTTTTTCATCAGGAAAATCACATTCTGGCTCAGTCCAAGGTGATGCTGGAGACAGTGCTATTGATGGCTTGTGACAAGCAGGAGGCAACAGTGAAAGTATTGAACTCTGGCTTTCTTCTTTCATCTGttaaagaaacttaaaataagGCTGTTGGTACACAAATTCAATGCATTAGTTTTGTTAGCAATAAAcaacttttaaagaaatcatcTTAAAAGTGTTTAAGTTGTTTTTaggtattttcatttaaaaatgccttTGATTCCGGTCATCTGAAAACAAGAGTTAACAGCCAAATAAACTGATTTTATCAGAATTATTTTGCCCTTTCACCACTTCCAGCCAACATAGAAGAATAAAATGTCTCTAAATTAATCAAAATATAAACTGAGGATACAGTAACACCtgatgatattctgtttttactCATCTTGTCTTGCAGAATGGAAATAGTTTAGAATATCTATAATTGAACTACAAAAAACATCTTTTAATTTTACCTTGTAAGAAAGTTAATATTAAGGATCTTGGTAACCAAACTGTCCCATTAAGCCAATGAAATGACATACTTCTAAATAGTATTAAAAAATATCTATAGACACCAGAAGATAGATCAGCTCACCTGTTTGAAGAAAACATGGGACAATAAACTGCTTGCTGATGGCctgaaatttttttgaaaaaattatcaaaaattagAACATAGACCTTTCtggtataaaaatatattagaacTTATATAGGTTTAGAGTTATAAAactcaatacacaaaaattaaaaggaaaaagaatgttaTGTCAGGAAGCCCAGTTCTTAGCTTCAACCTTGACTAATGGAAAGAATTAATTCTAGTGATATCCTTCAATTAGTCTAGGACTTTACATTTATTAGGCACTTTTATAGGCATTAAGGGgctaaaaaaagattaaaaagacaCAAACCTTATTTCCAAAATACCAACACTAATAGTTATCTATGATAATAATTATTGTAATAGCAGCAACTAACACTCTTGTACTGCCTGGAAGTGTCTAAAGTGCCTTAGACAAATGGAGTAATTAATGTCCAGAAAGATTAACTGATCTTGACAAGGTGATTTGGTTAGGAAACGATACCGTGGAGACGAAAGCCCATGTCTTCCGGCTTCATATCCTGTATCCTCCCCACGTGCTCACTGCCTCTATTTGATTTTAGCACTGATGTTTTCTGGGTTAGACTATAGTATTTTGATGAAAAGACTGATAAAAGATTTGAATTTGGCAGGAAGGAAATACCACAAAACTTCCATACAATACAAAACACAGATAATTTATGCTTTAGAAGAGACCAGTATTACCTTTTCTCAGGATCTTGCTGCAAACAGAGCTGAACCAAGCTGAGGAAGGCAGGAGAGAACGTCCTTGAGGATGGCGTTTGCAATCTGTCACTATTTACTGTGCGAGCTCCACTGGAGATGTGTACACTTTCTCCAATCCCAGAGTCTACACCTGATCGGGAATTTTTCATTCTAGACTCTGATTGAGGGAAAATACTGATATCCAAAGGACTATAAGGAGGACCTTTCAGTTTCTGTAACAacatctaaaagaaagaaaaatttccttCAGACCCTTCAAAACAACAACAGTAGGATCCTAGGAGTCTACAGCAAagatgtttaaaagaaattttctaGAATGTAGGGATCTCATGAAGGGAAAAGTTCAGAGATTTTAGCAGCATTTACCTGAGTCCTGTGCATGTCCTGGAAAGGTACCTGCCCACTGGCCAATTCACATGCTGTAATCCCAACACTGTAAATATCTGACTTTACATTATATCCATGTAAATCCTGCAGAACAATTAATTTGAAGTCCTTTAGTGTAAATAACTTAAAAAGCTATATACATGTGCTTTTTGATAAAGGATGgtgaataataatgaaaaagactcATGAGAAATCAAGATATACCTAATATATGGTATACATTTAAAAGTTCCTaacaagaaagaattaaaaagtcTTGCAGTAGGCCTTTCATCAGTCCAAATATAAGGACACAACTGTCCTTTAGTCAAGCTCAGAAGACACTCAAGACGCACAGACAACCCAATGCAATGGCCACACCTGACCTGTCTCAGTAGTTCGGGACTCAGCCACGGCTGAACTGATGTGCTGAACTGTGGGAAATCATACACAGCCCTATGCCTCTGTCCATGCTTAACCAAACTATGCAGATGGGACAGGCCAGAGAGGGTCACTAGGCCATCACCAGAAATGAGGATATGGCTGGCTTTAATACTCCtagaacaaaaagaaacaattctAAATACTAGGAAATTGGccaatgaagaaagaataaaaatctgGTCAGAATAAATCCATGTATTCTCTTGGAAATTCAATactctttataaaataatacttgATGCATAAGGTTAGAATTTAAATACAATATCATCCAATAAAAGGCAGCCTCTTGTAGTATTCACAAAATTTATCAATATATGTCTAATCTAAAAATTTTCTTTgtcaaataaattataaaagagCCTTGTTTTTCatccaaaacacagaatttggaaactAATAGAGCAGGATAGCAAAATAATCTGATACAGTATAATAAAACCTTGATCAATTAGAATACAGTGTTAGAAATCCTCAGGTAACCAGAATGCTGCtaagaaacaataaacagtaagaaaaaaagctttaaggAGGttgaaacaaacaataaaaaaaagcttatttaaaagtaacttaaaaaggaaagcaaagtccCAATGTTTCTTAGAgcagcactgtttttaacattCAGCCAATTAATTCTAAATCTACAGTTTGGTAACCAGAGAACTGATATTTAGTATGATAGTTTCAAGGTGCtgcaaaatatttaagaaatcagagaaaggttTAGTTACAATTTGTACATGATATAAACATGACATAAAGCTGAAAAGCAGATAAAGAAGATCTTTATttgcttaaggaaaaaaagaaaaaagaaaaaaaccacaagTGCTAACTCGGATTCCACTACCTAGTTTATACCGCAAGCAGACAGGTTTCTGTATCCCTCATTATTGAGGCttgagctccatgagggcaggctCTCCGCCCCAGCACTGAGCACacacctggcacacaggaggtggTCTGAACATTCCCGGTGAATGAACTATAAAACATCAGCATCTACTGTACCTGTTGGCCCCTTTATCCCTCAATTTTCATTTGTGAGTTTCCTATCCTTCCATTTTAACATTCAACTGCTCCTTCCTAAAAGCTTCCTAAAAGATTTCTTCCTCTCAAATTCTTTCAtttcataaaatacaaataagtaTATACCTGTGAATACAGCCATTTTGGTGCAGATAGTTCAACCCTCTCACTGCTCCAAAGAGAATGTTTCTTATTAAAGTTTCACTCATTCCTTCAGGAAAGTAAGTTCTCAAGAGTTGACTTGCTGAACCTAAAAAGAAACCCCTGAAATCCttaaatgaacactgaaagtgaTTTTGCTTCTAGCcatgttttaaatgttcttttcaaCCATAAACCACACACCTCTTACATTTTAGAGTCTAACTACTTTCCTATACAAAGGTAATTTTCCTTCAAGAATCCTTAAAAAGACTTTCTAACAACACACTAGAGATTACGAAAGTAAATTAACAATCTTCaatattactgaaaaaaatacatactgtgtgaatatgtatattttaaatcctgAGGCAATTCACAAAAGCTATCCTAAAGATCAAAGCTCTAGAATCcattcatatatttattcaaCAGCTATTGAACACTACTTTGTGCTAGGTATTCTATAAGCACCTGGGGacaccaaaatgaaaaatacatacaCGATCCTGCCCTCAAGAGGCTCAAGTCCAGTGCAGGAGACAGGTACACACACAGATGTCCACAATACAGTGAAATAAGTGTACCGTGTAGAGAAACGGGGATAGGCATGGTGTGCACAAATGGAAAACTACTTCTGCTTTGAAGAGTAATAGTTGCTCTCCAttaacagagaagaaagaaactgaagggaAAAGACAGCTTGTTCAAAGGCATGGACTTCAAGGAGAAGCAATCAGTGGCGGTTTCACTGATCATCAGGCCCAttctactttttttccccaaaactaaAATTCAACATAAACCAGATATAGAAATGCATCATGAAATCTAGAGCTGGCCATCcagtttataaattaaaagtAGTGAATCATAAATCTAATATCACACTCATAATTATAGCATCCAGACTAAACCATGAGTTATTTTACCTAAAATGAGTTTTCTTACCATAGGCCATAAATGGAGAAATAACCCAAAGCCAACTGCCAACAGTGAAAACAGCCCAGTAAGTTGTAATATTGGGATGCCGGAAAAAGTGGGATAGAATCACTGCTTTCTGGGATAGACAAACAAGAACAACATTTAAACACAACCTTTTTTCCTCATGATGAAGGTAACAGCAGTAGCTACAACTAACACTCAATGGAGCTTGTTAGTACTAAGCACTGTTCTTAGTGCCGCCATCTCTTTAAATCTCACAACTGTTACACCAAGTATGTGATATTATAATTATTCCAGTTTACAGAAGAGAACATTTCTAAGTGTCAGGAAACTTATCCAAGAGCACATAATTAATAAAAGAAGTGAAAGTAGGATGTGAACTTAGAAAATCTGACTCCAGAGGTCATGCTTTTTTAATAACTATACTATGTtcttatgaaacattttaaaaatacattaaaatatgaagATAAAAGTCACTCCTAACACTAAATCACAGAGAGAATCACTGTTAACATTTCAGTGTAATTTCTTCCAATGTTTTTCTGTGCAAAAtacatgtgcacatataaatattttaaaaactgggatAATACCAAAATAAAATCCTTACCCTCTTTGTATCAAAAATGATTAGTGACAATGAAAATGGCATTATAATATTCCTGAAATGCAATCTGTTAAAATTTATCAACTCAGAAGCTAATTTTACCTAACTAGATGAAAAGGAAACCGTTTCTACTTTTTCTATTTCCCTAATAACTACTTGTGACTGCACTGACTAGGGGTATTACAAATTCCAGACCAGAGTTCTAATATGATATGCATTTGAAACAACTTACAGTAGTTACCAAAGTCTGAATATATTTGTTCTTTCATGGATCTGGCTTCCAAGGATTCTTTCCAATTCTGCAATTGTGTGTttattagaagaaagaaattcACCTTTCTCTAACAGAATATattaattttggggaaaaaaatccttacaGATGTAATGTCCTTAAATAGACATTACATtaagtgtatcttttttttaaaattgttacctGTAAAGCTTTCAGGCGTTCTTCAGTGCAGTCTTCcagatttgtaatttttatagtGACCAGGGTTCCTGTAGGAGTATGCCGTGCAAGATGGACAGAAGTCAAATTGTCAAATCCTCTTCCTATAATCAGATATAAAACTTGTGTtagcaatcaaagaaaaaaaacctgataatctggacttcatcaaaattaaaaatttctgctcaagaaaacactattaagaaaatgaaaaggcaagccactgATTGAAAGTATTAACAATACTTCTATCTGACAAGACTTATATCCAGAgtactatataaagaactcttacaaatctgtaataaatgacaaacagcccaattaaaaaaCAGGCAGATTAAATAGGAAATCCACAAAgaagccaataagcacatgaaaagctgctcaaaatagaatgcaaattaaaaccacaacaaTATACCATTACACATCTATTATAATGGTTAATATCGTGACGTGATAAAAAATTGTGATACATTCAAACAATGGGATGTTACTCAGCAATCCCCTactcccagtccctggcaaccactaatgtgATTTTTGTCTGTCATGTAAATGGTACCATAAGGAAGATAAGTATTTTGTGCctgttttctttcacttagtataatgcttctgagatttttttttaacatttttattgatttataatcattttacaatattgtgtcaaattccagtgtagagcacaatttttcagttatacatgaacatatatatattcattgtcacatttttttctctgtgagctaccataagatcttgtataaatttccctgtgctatacagtataatcttgtttacctattctacaattttgaatcccagtctatcccttcccaccctctgcccccttggcaaccacaagtttgtattctatgtctatgagtctatttctgttttgtatttatgctttgtttatttgtttgttttttagattccacatattagcgatctcatatggtatttttctttctctttctggcttacttcacttagaatgacattctccagggacatccatgttgctgcaaatggcattatgttgttggtttttatggctgagtagtattccattgtattcctttttgttttttgttttttgttttttttagattccacatatgagagatctcatatggtatttttctttctctttctggcttacttcacttagaatgacattctccaggagcttacttcacttagaatgacattctccaggaggacattctccatgttgctgcaaat containing:
- the STRADB gene encoding STE20-related kinase adapter protein beta isoform X1, which codes for MSLLDCFCTSRTQVESLRPEKQSETSTHQNLVDDPALSLLRPSTGASEVICSTNVSHYELQVEIGRGFDNLTSVHLARHTPTGTLVTIKITNLEDCTEERLKALQKAVILSHFFRHPNITTYWAVFTVGSWLWVISPFMAYGSASQLLRTYFPEGMSETLIRNILFGAVRGLNYLHQNGCIHRSIKASHILISGDGLVTLSGLSHLHSLVKHGQRHRAVYDFPQFSTSVQPWLSPELLRQDLHGYNVKSDIYSVGITACELASGQVPFQDMHRTQMLLQKLKGPPYSPLDISIFPQSESRMKNSRSGVDSGIGESVHISSGARTVNSDRLQTPSSRTFSPAFLSLVQLCLQQDPEKRPSASSLLSHVFFKQMKEESQSSILSLLPPACHKPSIALSPASPWTEPECDFPDEKDSNWEF
- the STRADB gene encoding STE20-related kinase adapter protein beta isoform X2, whose translation is MSLLDCFCTSRTQVESLRPEKQSETSTHQNLVDDPALSLLRPSTGASEVICSTNVSHYELQVEIGRGFDNLTSVHLARHTPTGTLVTIKITNLEDCTEERLKALQKAVILSHFFRHPNITTYWAVFTVGSWLWVISPFMAYGSASQLLRTYFPEGMSETLIRNILFGAVRGLNYLHQNGCIHRSIKASHILISGDGLVTLSGLSHLHSLVKHGQRHRAVYDFPQFSTSVQPWLSPELLRQDLHGYNVKSDIYSVGITACELASGQVPFQDMHRTQMLLQKLKGPPYSPLDISIFPQSESRMKNSRSGVDSGIGESVHISSGARTVNSDRLQTPSSRTFSPAFLSLVQLCLQQDPEKRPSASSLLSHVFFKQPYFKFL